Proteins found in one Paenibacillus wynnii genomic segment:
- a CDS encoding amidohydrolase — protein MEQVPVEQLLPDMVKWRRHLHRHPELSYQERETSAFVEDKLISFGIEVKKSTSGYGLVGIIKGKKAGKTVVLRADMDALPIKEENECPYTSLNEGVMHACGHDGHTAMLLGAASYYSSRQDELEGELRFLFQPAEEVCPGGALGMIAEGVLTGADAVYGLHLWTPLPIGTVASAAGPLMASADEFFIDIIGKGGHGGIPHLAIDSIVAGAALVTQLQSIVSRSVNPLRPAVLSVGTIQGGFAQNVVAEKCRITGTVRAFDEETRYVIRRRIEEMASAVAGAYGAEAKVDYLMGYPPLVNDETETERFFREAPRALGESVEVITMEKLMPAEDFSYYVKEIPGCFIFVGAGNPDKDAVYPHHHSRFNFDEDALLHGVKLLIAMADSQLNEE, from the coding sequence ATGGAGCAGGTGCCAGTTGAACAGCTGCTGCCGGATATGGTGAAATGGCGCCGTCATTTGCATCGTCATCCGGAGTTGTCTTATCAGGAACGGGAAACCTCTGCATTTGTGGAGGACAAGCTGATAAGCTTCGGAATTGAGGTTAAGAAAAGCACATCAGGCTACGGGCTCGTTGGAATTATAAAGGGTAAGAAGGCAGGAAAGACTGTTGTGCTCCGCGCCGATATGGATGCGCTCCCGATCAAGGAAGAGAATGAGTGTCCTTACACTTCGTTAAATGAGGGCGTCATGCATGCATGCGGACATGATGGACATACTGCTATGCTTCTTGGAGCGGCATCCTACTACAGCAGTCGCCAAGACGAGCTTGAGGGAGAACTCCGCTTTCTGTTCCAACCTGCGGAGGAAGTCTGTCCCGGAGGAGCTCTGGGTATGATTGCTGAGGGAGTCCTGACTGGTGCGGATGCAGTTTATGGTCTGCATCTATGGACACCGCTTCCTATAGGTACTGTAGCCAGCGCAGCGGGTCCTCTAATGGCCTCAGCAGATGAGTTCTTCATAGATATTATCGGAAAAGGTGGACACGGAGGAATCCCTCATCTTGCGATTGACAGCATTGTGGCCGGAGCCGCACTGGTGACACAGCTTCAGAGCATTGTAAGCCGCTCGGTAAATCCGTTGCGTCCTGCGGTTCTCAGTGTGGGCACGATACAAGGAGGCTTCGCCCAGAATGTTGTTGCGGAGAAATGTCGGATTACGGGTACGGTTCGCGCTTTTGATGAGGAGACGAGGTATGTGATTCGGCGCCGAATTGAAGAGATGGCTTCAGCGGTTGCAGGTGCATACGGTGCTGAGGCGAAAGTGGATTATTTGATGGGATATCCACCGTTGGTCAACGATGAGACCGAAACCGAGCGTTTCTTCAGAGAAGCGCCACGGGCATTAGGTGAATCTGTAGAGGTTATCACGATGGAGAAGTTGATGCCTGCGGAGGATTTCTCTTATTATGTTAAGGAAATTCCAGGCTGTTTTATCTTCGTTGGAGCGGGAAATCCCGATAAGGACGCTGTTTACCCTCATCATCACAGCCGATTTAACTTCGATGAAGATGCCTTGCTTCATGGAGTGAAGCTGCTCATTGCTATGGCGGATTCGCAACTGAACGAGGAGTAA
- a CDS encoding Asp23/Gls24 family envelope stress response protein — MAEQLQLEMGNIRISNDVVSKIAGLAALETPGIAAMSGGLSEGWAKRLSGKNVQKGVTVEVGQLEAAVDLRIIVLYETPIHEVCRMLQQNVRSAVESMTGLHIVEVNVKVEGVAFKNDEFS; from the coding sequence ATGGCGGAACAACTTCAGCTGGAAATGGGAAATATACGTATATCAAATGATGTGGTCTCAAAAATCGCCGGATTGGCTGCCTTGGAGACCCCAGGGATTGCAGCTATGTCAGGCGGCTTGTCAGAAGGCTGGGCGAAACGTCTAAGCGGTAAGAATGTGCAAAAAGGTGTTACCGTTGAAGTGGGTCAACTGGAAGCTGCTGTAGATCTGCGTATTATCGTTCTCTATGAAACACCTATCCATGAGGTATGCCGGATGTTGCAGCAGAATGTACGTTCAGCTGTGGAGAGTATGACAGGACTTCATATCGTAGAAGTTAATGTTAAGGTCGAAGGCGTTGCTTTTAAAAATGATGAATTTTCTTAA
- the ftsW gene encoding putative lipid II flippase FtsW, with protein sequence MKSKSTPAKKGTPDFQLLILTLLLVGFGVIMVFSASSSLYFRGDPLYFLKRQLVWVVLGSFVMFTVMNIHYSRFKKWYAPIFIITLILLLMVASSERINGAKSWLSIGTLGIQPTELAKISIILYLSALITKKGERLRDFRTGYIPVMVIVGIVAGLIMMQPDLGSCLILVATSGLVVFAGGASLKHILASIVLLVLGAGLVLGTKTVIDSFSPAQEKSAAEQDYKKGRIEAFINPYEDPKGTGYNIIQSLTALGQGGVNGAGFGQSVQKLNYLKNPETDFIFAVMGEELGFAGTALFLLIYLYFIWRGILIALRCPDPFGTLVGIGIMGWIAIQAFVNIGGVTKTIPLTGVTLPFISYGGSSMLVMMLSMGIMLSISRESNRPAKEEVTKSVTTVRQVRAR encoded by the coding sequence ATGAAATCAAAAAGTACTCCCGCTAAAAAAGGAACCCCTGATTTTCAATTATTGATACTTACGCTGCTGCTTGTTGGTTTTGGAGTAATTATGGTGTTCAGCGCAAGTTCCAGCCTTTATTTTAGAGGAGATCCGTTATACTTCTTAAAACGCCAACTGGTTTGGGTAGTCCTTGGCAGTTTCGTCATGTTCACAGTGATGAATATTCATTACAGCAGATTCAAGAAATGGTATGCTCCGATTTTTATTATTACACTTATTTTACTACTTATGGTCGCTTCTTCCGAAAGGATCAACGGCGCGAAGAGCTGGCTCAGTATAGGTACTCTTGGTATTCAACCTACTGAGTTAGCCAAGATTTCTATCATCTTGTACCTTTCCGCTTTAATCACCAAAAAGGGTGAACGGCTAAGGGATTTCCGAACAGGCTATATCCCAGTTATGGTTATTGTCGGCATCGTTGCCGGATTAATCATGATGCAGCCTGACTTAGGCTCATGCCTCATTTTGGTAGCTACAAGCGGTCTTGTGGTGTTTGCAGGGGGAGCGAGCTTGAAGCATATTCTAGCCTCTATTGTGCTGCTTGTGCTAGGCGCGGGTCTTGTCTTGGGAACCAAAACAGTCATTGACTCCTTTTCACCTGCGCAAGAGAAATCTGCAGCGGAGCAAGACTACAAGAAAGGCCGTATTGAAGCTTTTATAAACCCTTATGAAGACCCTAAAGGCACAGGCTACAATATCATCCAATCTCTAACTGCGTTGGGCCAAGGAGGCGTAAATGGTGCCGGTTTCGGTCAAAGCGTACAGAAGCTGAACTATCTAAAAAACCCGGAGACGGATTTCATCTTCGCTGTTATGGGAGAAGAGTTGGGTTTTGCAGGGACTGCACTTTTTCTACTCATCTATTTATATTTTATCTGGAGGGGTATTCTAATTGCACTAAGGTGTCCAGATCCCTTCGGAACACTTGTAGGAATTGGAATCATGGGTTGGATCGCCATTCAAGCTTTTGTTAATATTGGAGGGGTAACGAAGACCATCCCGTTAACAGGTGTCACCTTGCCTTTTATCAGCTACGGGGGATCCTCTATGCTCGTTATGATGCTCTCTATGGGAATTATGCTTAGTATCTCTCGAGAATCTAATCGTCCAGCCAAGGAGGAAGTTACGAAGTCGGTAACGACGGTAAGACAGGTTCGAGCAAGATAG
- a CDS encoding YugN family protein: MIFENTGLVGLQSDLLYLDESAEKAGFIRWQWEYYRATYDCKIEDKQNGGEYFLRVNTRAVEGKLEKPDTVLAIEAVYLGKATFPHGLDYESPVPQPVLEIAGKRILELKQLLEA, encoded by the coding sequence ATGATTTTTGAGAACACGGGCCTCGTGGGACTTCAAAGTGATCTTCTCTACCTGGATGAAAGCGCGGAAAAAGCAGGGTTTATTCGCTGGCAGTGGGAATACTATCGTGCCACTTATGACTGCAAGATTGAAGATAAGCAGAATGGCGGCGAATATTTCCTTCGTGTAAATACCCGTGCTGTCGAAGGTAAACTGGAGAAACCTGACACTGTGCTTGCTATTGAAGCCGTTTACTTGGGCAAGGCAACTTTCCCTCACGGTTTGGATTACGAGTCACCTGTGCCACAACCAGTGCTTGAGATTGCGGGAAAACGCATATTGGAACTAAAGCAGCTGCTTGAGGCTTGA